A part of Cannabis sativa cultivar Pink pepper isolate KNU-18-1 chromosome 6, ASM2916894v1, whole genome shotgun sequence genomic DNA contains:
- the LOC133039290 gene encoding uncharacterized protein LOC133039290: MAKYLEKVQKNLERFDDFKIEQIPREQNSNIDALAKMASQNDLDELNLVPMEMLSETNICEKEDVDNSPTWMTPIINSVLDRQLPTDKNEAQKLLYSQQTKSSEKLMKDFVGIMQRFSHIPHVPPTDVRMMASPYPFAIWRIDLIRALPTGRRGSKYAVVAVDFFTKWTEAEPLVYITCKKVLNFIVKNIVCRFIIPKNIVSDNGTQFDGDLFTEFCERNKIIKSFSSVSRPQANGQVEAVNKTLKDTIKKKLDAAKGRWVESYHKYFGLIELPKRQ, from the exons atggctaagtatttagaGAAGGTTCAgaagaacttggaaagattcGATGACTTTAAAATCgagcaaattccaagagaacaaAACTCTAACATTGATGCCCTGGCAAAAATGGCCTCCCAaaatgatttggatgaattAAACTTGGTTCCAATGGAGATGCTAAGCGAGACAAATATATGTGAAAAGGAAGACGTAGACAACTCTCCTACATGGATGACTCCTATAATCAACTCTGTACTCGACAGGCAACTTCCAACTGACAAAAACGAGGCACAAAAACTCTTATACTCA CAGCAAACGAAATCATCAGAGAAATTGATGAAGGATTTTGTGGGGATCATGCAG AGGTTCTCACATATACCTCACGTGCCGCCAACGGATGTAAGGATGATGGCCTCACCTTATCCATTTGCTATATGGAGGATTGATCTAATCAGGGCATTACCCACCGGGAGAAGAGGATCCAagtacgcagtggtagcagttgacttcttcactaaatggacTGAGGCTGAGCCTCTTGTTTACATAACCTGCAAGAAAGTCCTCAACTTCATTGTCAAGAACATTGTCTGTAGGTTTATAATTCCCAAGAATATAGTATCCGATAACGGAACTCAATTTGATGGCGACTTGTTCACTGAGTTCTGCGAGAggaacaaaataattaagagcTTCTCGTCAGTATCCAGGCCTCAGGCGAATGGACAAGTGGAAGCTGTTAATAAAACCTTAAAGGATACTATTAAGAAGAAGCTAGATGCTGCCAAAGGCAGGTGGGTCGAAAGCTACCACAAGTACTTTGGGCTCATAGAACTACCGAAAAGACAGTAA